A genomic window from Caldicellulosiruptor kronotskyensis 2002 includes:
- a CDS encoding calcium-translocating P-type ATPase, PMCA-type: MLNNLKSFEKGLSFKEVEKNIIKYGINEIKIEKRKKPLSIFLDQFKDILVLILAVSTALSFLLGEFLDAIVIFFLIILNGMLGFIQEYKAERALESLKNYISYKAKVIRDKKLEVIEAKYVTVGDIVVIEEGDRIPADGILVEGYSLKVDESILTGESIAVEKDINSENKLYMGTYVVNGRGLMKVTSIGLNTKMGQIAKVLGETQETKTPLQVRLNQLGKILAVICIAICSVIVILGIIRKQNIYDMFMIGISLAVAAIPEGLPAIVTITLAIGVQRMAKKNALVRKLSSVETLGSVNVICSDKTGTLTENKMTVKRIETVDMSIEVEGTGYDLKGRILLNGRIVKNQLLDYIMMCAVNCNNAELEKDRNELKTSGDPTEIALLVLAKKYKEYIKREEKVAEIPFDSNKRYMGVTVKCGDSSILFVKGAYESLIGICKFYMCQDGTIKELTSYEKRIIAKKNELMCSAALRVLLMCMKFNSQDVDDMIFLGLVGMIDPPKRGVKLAINKAKKAGVKTVMITGDHKLTAFAIARELGIADSIEEVVTGEELQKDEKFIEKNIDNISVFARVDPLSKLKIVRLLKRKENIVAMTGDGVNDAPALKEADIGIAMGISGSDVTKEAASMVLLDDNYATIVHAIEEGRIIYDNIKKFVKYLIACNIGEVLIMLFTSILNLPIALLPMQILWVNLVTDGLPAAALSLSKGDENLMRRPPRPKKESLFAGGLMQEIVIRGFLIGFFATLSFYLPLFKGYNLKTARTVAFATLVISQLIFAFECSTNKRNVFSMLFENIYLLIAVISSFVLFLLVIYIPQLGIVFEVSSLKSLEWGIIIICSLFPSLLHNIFAKNI; this comes from the coding sequence ATGCTGAACAATCTTAAAAGCTTTGAAAAAGGTCTTTCTTTTAAAGAAGTTGAAAAAAATATAATAAAATATGGTATAAATGAGATTAAAATTGAAAAAAGAAAGAAACCTCTTTCAATATTTTTAGACCAGTTCAAAGATATCCTGGTTCTGATTTTGGCTGTGTCTACGGCTTTATCATTTTTGCTTGGCGAGTTTTTAGATGCTATTGTTATCTTTTTTCTTATAATTTTGAACGGAATGCTGGGGTTTATTCAAGAATACAAAGCCGAAAGAGCTTTGGAATCATTAAAAAACTATATTTCTTACAAAGCGAAAGTCATAAGAGACAAGAAATTAGAAGTAATTGAAGCAAAATATGTAACAGTAGGAGACATTGTAGTAATTGAAGAAGGAGACAGAATTCCAGCAGATGGAATATTAGTCGAAGGATATTCACTGAAGGTTGATGAGTCTATCTTAACAGGTGAGTCTATAGCTGTGGAGAAGGATATTAATAGTGAAAATAAGCTTTACATGGGCACATATGTAGTTAATGGAAGAGGCTTGATGAAGGTTACTTCAATAGGGCTTAACACCAAAATGGGGCAAATTGCAAAGGTACTGGGAGAAACACAGGAGACTAAAACACCTTTGCAAGTCAGATTAAACCAGCTTGGTAAAATACTTGCTGTAATTTGTATTGCTATATGCAGTGTAATAGTAATACTGGGAATAATTAGAAAACAAAATATCTACGATATGTTTATGATAGGAATAAGTTTAGCAGTTGCAGCAATTCCTGAAGGTCTTCCTGCTATTGTAACCATTACTTTGGCAATAGGTGTTCAGCGTATGGCAAAGAAAAATGCCCTTGTAAGAAAGCTTTCATCTGTTGAGACCTTAGGGAGTGTGAATGTTATTTGTTCAGACAAAACAGGGACTTTGACAGAGAACAAGATGACTGTGAAAAGGATAGAGACAGTTGATATGAGTATTGAGGTTGAAGGGACAGGGTATGATTTAAAAGGAAGGATTCTTTTAAACGGCCGAATTGTAAAAAATCAGCTTCTTGATTACATAATGATGTGTGCTGTTAACTGCAACAATGCAGAGTTAGAAAAAGACAGAAATGAGTTAAAAACAAGTGGTGACCCAACTGAAATAGCACTTTTGGTTTTGGCCAAAAAATATAAAGAGTATATAAAAAGAGAAGAAAAAGTAGCAGAAATACCTTTTGATTCTAACAAACGGTATATGGGTGTAACAGTAAAATGTGGTGATAGCAGTATTTTATTTGTCAAGGGTGCATATGAAAGCTTGATTGGAATATGCAAGTTTTATATGTGTCAAGATGGGACAATAAAAGAACTTACCTCCTATGAAAAGCGGATAATTGCCAAGAAAAATGAACTAATGTGTAGTGCAGCATTGAGAGTTTTGCTTATGTGCATGAAATTTAATTCACAAGATGTAGATGATATGATTTTTTTGGGGCTTGTTGGAATGATAGATCCACCCAAAAGAGGTGTCAAGCTGGCAATTAACAAGGCAAAAAAAGCTGGAGTTAAGACAGTTATGATAACAGGTGACCATAAACTTACAGCGTTTGCAATAGCAAGGGAACTTGGAATTGCAGATAGCATTGAAGAGGTAGTCACAGGCGAGGAACTTCAAAAGGATGAGAAGTTTATCGAGAAGAATATTGACAATATTTCGGTATTTGCAAGGGTAGACCCACTTTCCAAACTAAAAATTGTAAGACTTTTGAAAAGAAAAGAGAACATTGTTGCTATGACAGGTGATGGAGTAAATGACGCACCAGCACTCAAAGAAGCAGATATTGGCATAGCTATGGGGATAAGTGGAAGCGATGTTACAAAAGAAGCTGCTTCAATGGTATTACTTGATGATAATTATGCTACGATTGTTCATGCTATAGAAGAGGGAAGAATTATCTACGACAACATAAAAAAGTTTGTTAAGTATCTTATTGCTTGTAATATTGGCGAGGTATTGATAATGCTTTTTACCTCAATATTAAATTTGCCAATTGCCCTCTTACCCATGCAAATTCTATGGGTAAATCTTGTGACAGATGGTCTTCCAGCAGCAGCTCTTTCTCTTTCCAAAGGTGATGAAAACTTAATGAGAAGACCGCCAAGACCAAAAAAAGAAAGCCTTTTTGCAGGTGGACTGATGCAAGAAATTGTAATAAGAGGGTTTTTAATCGGCTTTTTTGCAACCTTGTCATTTTACTTACCTCTTTTTAAAGGCTACAACCTCAAAACAGCGAGAACAGTTGCATTTGCTACACTTGTAATATCTCAACTTATTTTTGCTTTTGAGTGTTCGACAAATAAAAGAAATGTATTTTCAATGTTATTTGAAAATATATACCTCTTAATTGCTGTAATTTCATCATTTGTTTTATTTTTACTGGTAATATATATACCACAGCTGGGTATAGTATTTGAGGTAAGTTCCTTGAAAAGTCTTGAATGGGGTATCATCATAATTTGTTCATTATTTCCATCTTTGCTTCATAATATATTTGCAAAAAATATCTAA
- a CDS encoding FAD-dependent oxidoreductase — translation MKIVIIGGVAAGASAATKARRTSEHAQIVLFEQGEYVSFANCGLPYYVGGTIPKRDSLLVVREELFRKRYNIDVRTLSQVMKINRNRKTVTVLDKRNNTTYEESYDKLIIATGARPFVLPFLKDCKNSYTCFTLYDVDKIKETLSAAPVKKAIIIGAGYIGMELAEQLNLLGLDCTIVELKSSILPQFDKEITNPVVYTLKEKGIDVKTGVSVVDADVVDGIAKRLKLSNGEEIECDVVFQTAGVIPNVELAREAGLEVNRGIVVNNKMQTSDPDIYAAGDAVEVKSIITGKNVWIPLAGPANKQGRVAGCNAAGGNLEFKGVVGSSIIKVFDWALAKVGLSEAECKDQGIDYNVTIVHPLHHAGYYPGGKQLTIKLIFDNSTGRIYGAQVVGKEGVDKRADVIATAIYAGLTVFDLENLDLVYAPPFSSAKDPVIMAGMTASNIIRGEVKNILPDRVFELLDNPEYLILDVRTPEEYEFGHIKRAINIPVDELRNRLSELPKDKKIIVYCGVGFRSYHGCLILKANGFDCLNMSGGWTSWRMYYPDMVE, via the coding sequence ATGAAAATTGTTATAATCGGTGGAGTGGCAGCTGGAGCATCTGCAGCTACAAAAGCCAGAAGAACAAGCGAACATGCTCAAATTGTGCTATTTGAACAAGGAGAATATGTATCATTTGCGAACTGTGGTCTTCCGTACTATGTTGGTGGAACAATCCCAAAAAGAGATAGCTTGCTTGTTGTAAGAGAGGAGCTATTCAGGAAAAGATATAACATTGATGTTCGCACGTTATCCCAGGTTATGAAAATCAACAGAAATAGGAAGACTGTGACAGTTTTAGACAAAAGAAATAATACAACATATGAAGAAAGCTATGATAAGCTTATTATTGCAACAGGTGCAAGACCTTTTGTTTTGCCTTTTTTGAAAGATTGCAAAAACTCTTATACATGTTTTACACTCTACGATGTTGATAAAATAAAAGAGACTTTATCTGCAGCTCCAGTTAAAAAAGCAATTATAATTGGAGCTGGTTATATTGGCATGGAACTTGCTGAGCAACTAAATCTTCTGGGTTTGGATTGTACCATTGTTGAATTAAAAAGTTCTATTTTACCTCAGTTTGACAAAGAGATAACAAACCCTGTTGTATATACGTTAAAAGAAAAAGGTATTGATGTGAAAACTGGTGTATCTGTAGTTGATGCAGATGTTGTTGACGGGATTGCAAAGAGATTAAAACTTTCAAATGGCGAAGAGATAGAATGCGATGTTGTTTTCCAGACAGCAGGTGTGATACCAAATGTTGAGCTTGCAAGAGAAGCAGGCCTTGAAGTGAACAGGGGAATTGTGGTAAATAACAAGATGCAGACCTCTGACCCTGACATTTATGCAGCCGGCGATGCAGTTGAAGTAAAGAGTATTATTACAGGCAAAAATGTATGGATTCCTTTGGCGGGACCTGCAAACAAACAGGGAAGAGTTGCTGGGTGCAATGCAGCAGGCGGAAACTTGGAATTCAAAGGAGTTGTAGGCAGTTCTATTATCAAAGTATTTGACTGGGCTTTGGCGAAGGTTGGACTTAGCGAAGCTGAATGCAAAGACCAGGGAATTGATTATAACGTGACAATTGTTCATCCTCTTCATCATGCTGGTTACTATCCTGGGGGAAAACAGCTAACAATAAAACTTATATTTGACAACTCAACTGGCAGAATTTATGGTGCACAGGTTGTGGGGAAAGAGGGTGTTGACAAAAGAGCTGATGTTATTGCAACTGCTATATATGCAGGTTTGACTGTATTTGACTTGGAAAATCTTGATCTTGTTTATGCACCGCCATTTTCATCTGCAAAAGACCCTGTTATAATGGCTGGTATGACAGCTTCTAATATAATTCGTGGAGAGGTCAAGAATATTTTACCTGACAGAGTATTTGAGCTTCTTGATAATCCAGAGTATCTTATCTTAGACGTAAGAACACCAGAAGAGTACGAGTTTGGACATATAAAGAGAGCGATAAATATTCCTGTAGATGAGCTTAGAAACAGACTAAGCGAACTTCCAAAGGACAAGAAGATTATTGTTTACTGTGGTGTTGGATTTAGGTCATATCATGGATGTTTGATTTTAAAAGCAAATGGTTTTGATTGTTTAAATATGAGTGGTGGCTGGACATCATGGAGAATGTATTATCCTGATATGGTAGAGTAA
- the ispD gene encoding 2-C-methyl-D-erythritol 4-phosphate cytidylyltransferase produces the protein MKTCAILCAAGKGTRFGGNTPKQFLFLKGKMIIEYSLEVFEKSHFIDGVVLLVPQGFEDIARYLKDKFSKVIFWDYGGNERADTVKRGLEILKGECDIVAIHDAARPFITLELLEKLIADVETHFAVAPGVLANDTVKFVVDGHIQNTLPRSNICLIQTPQVFKFDLIYRGYEMFKNELFTDDLQYVERLGIKPKIIENSRINFKITTKEDLLIAEAIVEKGYW, from the coding sequence GTGAAAACATGTGCTATTCTATGTGCAGCAGGTAAAGGCACAAGGTTTGGGGGGAATACCCCCAAACAATTTTTATTTTTAAAGGGCAAAATGATAATTGAATATTCTCTTGAAGTGTTTGAAAAATCACATTTTATTGATGGAGTTGTGCTACTTGTACCTCAAGGTTTTGAAGATATTGCAAGATATTTAAAAGATAAATTTAGCAAGGTTATTTTTTGGGATTATGGTGGGAACGAGAGAGCAGACACTGTAAAAAGAGGATTGGAGATTTTAAAAGGAGAATGTGATATTGTTGCAATCCACGATGCTGCAAGACCTTTTATTACTTTAGAACTTCTGGAAAAACTAATTGCTGATGTTGAGACTCATTTTGCAGTTGCGCCAGGGGTTTTGGCAAATGATACTGTAAAGTTTGTAGTGGATGGTCACATTCAAAATACATTGCCACGGTCTAATATATGTTTGATACAAACACCTCAAGTTTTTAAATTTGATTTAATATACAGGGGATATGAGATGTTTAAAAATGAGTTGTTTACAGATGATCTTCAGTATGTTGAACGGTTAGGTATAAAACCTAAAATAATTGAAAATAGTAGAATAAATTTCAAGATAACAACAAAAGAAGACCTTCTAATTGCGGAGGCTATTGTAGAGAAGGGGTATTGGTAG
- a CDS encoding Asp23/Gls24 family envelope stress response protein, translating to MYALVGPSGTGKSYKAIVVAKMLGASAIIDDGILVYNSKLVAGKSAKKEPTYLASVRRALFMEDDHANEVKKAIKDLNIDSILILATSKQMAQMIARRLELGTIERFVDIKEVSNDFEIKKAITMRNKEGKHVVPVPTFEIKKDFSGLLIYPLKLFKRINLNDYIVAEKTIVRPTFSYLGEYTISENVLIAYIRRVLKKSNDIAKILSIDLAIKNNLLYIKIEVILKFGCNIKFVLEKIQREIKEEIEYYTSINVEYIHIIAKGVQV from the coding sequence GTGTATGCTTTAGTTGGACCAAGTGGTACAGGTAAAAGCTATAAGGCAATAGTGGTTGCGAAGATGCTGGGAGCAAGTGCTATAATAGACGACGGTATTTTGGTTTACAACTCAAAGCTTGTTGCAGGAAAGTCTGCAAAGAAAGAACCTACATATTTGGCTTCGGTAAGAAGAGCACTTTTTATGGAAGATGATCATGCAAATGAAGTGAAAAAAGCAATAAAGGATTTGAACATTGATTCGATTTTAATATTAGCTACATCCAAGCAAATGGCACAGATGATAGCAAGGAGATTAGAATTGGGAACTATTGAAAGGTTTGTTGATATCAAAGAGGTTTCGAATGACTTTGAAATAAAAAAAGCAATAACCATGCGAAATAAAGAGGGAAAACACGTTGTGCCTGTTCCAACTTTTGAAATAAAAAAAGACTTTTCTGGTTTGCTGATATATCCTTTAAAGCTTTTTAAGAGAATTAACCTAAACGATTATATTGTTGCCGAAAAGACTATAGTAAGACCTACCTTTAGCTATTTGGGCGAATATACTATTTCAGAAAATGTCTTGATTGCGTATATTCGCAGAGTACTCAAAAAAAGCAATGATATTGCTAAGATACTTTCAATTGACCTTGCTATCAAAAATAATCTGTTGTATATAAAAATAGAGGTTATACTAAAATTTGGTTGCAACATAAAATTTGTGCTTGAAAAAATACAAAGGGAGATAAAAGAAGAAATAGAATATTATACCTCAATAAATGTAGAATACATTCATATCATTGCAAAAGGAGTACAGGTGTAA
- a CDS encoding DUF6062 family protein has protein sequence MGKEKIYMIPVNDAFSINCECAFCYLENNFEKQCIEIVLGESVMEVDARIETNEKGFCRRHFHMLLEQKNKLPYGLILETHLNEIKKHLEKLIYSNFSAVTLQQKDRFLKKLLGNQNLNKNKLTDLIQYLENLSVQCVICERIQARMKNYFEVFFFMWKNQKDFQQKVLSSKGFCLHHFNELLKYSLNCLSRKELNNFAEKICKIELDNISRIYTNVCDFNKQFDYRNANNTVTEEIRNSLLNATEKLGKYK, from the coding sequence ATGGGGAAAGAAAAAATATACATGATTCCTGTCAATGATGCTTTCTCGATAAATTGCGAATGTGCTTTTTGTTACCTTGAAAATAATTTTGAAAAACAATGCATTGAAATAGTGCTCGGTGAAAGTGTTATGGAAGTTGATGCAAGGATAGAAACTAATGAAAAAGGCTTTTGCAGAAGGCATTTTCACATGCTGCTTGAACAAAAAAATAAACTTCCTTATGGCCTTATATTGGAAACTCACCTTAATGAAATAAAAAAACATCTTGAAAAACTTATATATTCCAATTTCTCAGCGGTAACTTTGCAGCAAAAAGACAGATTTCTAAAAAAACTTCTGGGTAATCAAAATTTGAACAAAAACAAACTGACAGATCTAATACAATACTTAGAAAACCTCTCTGTCCAGTGCGTTATCTGTGAAAGAATTCAAGCAAGGATGAAAAATTATTTTGAAGTATTCTTTTTCATGTGGAAAAACCAAAAAGATTTTCAGCAAAAAGTTCTTTCTTCCAAAGGATTTTGCCTACATCATTTCAACGAACTTTTAAAGTATTCTTTAAATTGTTTGTCTAGAAAAGAACTAAACAATTTTGCCGAAAAAATTTGTAAAATTGAGCTTGATAATATCTCTCGAATTTATACAAACGTTTGTGACTTTAATAAACAGTTTGACTATCGAAATGCCAATAATACAGTGACTGAAGAGATAAGAAACTCTCTTTTGAATGCTACTGAAAAACTCGGAAAATACAAGTAA